The Leishmania major strain Friedlin complete genome, chromosome 31 genome contains a region encoding:
- a CDS encoding phosphatidylinositol-4-phosphate 5-kinase-like protein, which produces MSAHSSAEAAVPAPASPQGSSSDISGTLTTAGNQPTVKRIKKLLNVANIKLTFPSGATYEGSFRDGRIEGYGIYTYAKTGDVYEGEWKADLKHGQGCYTFANSDKYTGQWYMGSKQGKGQFVFANGNEYVGSWRANKMNGYGVFVLASNGDRYEGYWNEGVRQGEGCLYYGNGDLYDGEWCSGQQQGLGVFLQSNDDLYCGQWEAGVMDGKGVLREKGILFLVEYVGGYLISKQRQSDTLDETEKEWAPAYRHYLAWIKDHPAPAASTLTTEDSKLRGELQAALAENSILRKRLEDLLALHRPKARSDNSGGKSPSTFRLAALKEAGTEYWKESLRKLESRVKLLECTLAERDVEVRKLSERLKKSDAKVHGLELENAERKEWLRGTKHNSAKKTLPSNAQTLSAPPAPLEMDTIDAGEADKLREQNAGLVQLNEELQRKVAFLAAENAKLALKEEAAEEQYDKLMEEVERLRVTVENERRVNMSSEPPKTGDTAAAAAVSESVAVGVSSPLSSPISREKSLAHEELQQRLIQANQLNIELRLRMGKLERTAQPKPSVARLSLSTPEASGLARENEMLHSVVTSLKAELAVMQSASNDAEQQIVLAHQRQVELEESMKMITYRKAANPQLQEALERKSARIANLELENAELARLLVETCADLEERQAISVATKRQPSFESSTVGGALSELESAQKEVKRLQRRMKKFTGERNSLTEQVYELRMLLARTDRTLGALQGRVTVVASIADDGISGTAAADAAVRVDAADSTKLVLCDCGEETTYQYDYCFDKDASVEQVFAELCGPLAFVWSGYQLALMTVGGFRSGKTSLVKEILPLFTKYLSKEAAENPQRLFFSFTYRVAVVEISARGGFDCASGDNVTEVCCDSNGFVQPKNVRFIDCTSGSIPIVVDNLLAKRRQHYNGRSHTWIQLQCVRTSVARQCQTVGRLTIFDWCGSALLASQKKDIESARFANASSQSLRDLATALAGKLSVIPYAKSVETSLLFDLLGGNSITAVVGRIRSSTEHIEESLRTLHVLTSLFGVRNGPLAADNQTSDEIRWQCLVAALCSDHQAERELKAIENIRDL; this is translated from the coding sequence ATGAGCGCACACTCGTCTGCAGAAGCGGCAGTGCCAGCTCCGGCGAGTCCGCAAGGATCGTCGTCGGACATCAGCGGTACACTTACTACTGCAGGCAACCAGCCAACAGTGAAGAGGATAAAGAAGCTCTTGAATGTTGCCAACATCAAGCTCACTTTccccagcggcgccacaTACGAGGGCAGCTTCAGGGATGGGAGGATCGAAGGATACGGCATCTATACTTACGCCAAAACCGGCGATGTCTACGAGGGAGAGTGGAAAGCAGACCTCAAGCACGGTCAGGGCTGCTACACCTTCGCGAACAGCGACAAGTACACTGGGCAGTGGTACATGGGTAGCAAACAAGGCAAAGGGCAGTTTGTTTTTGCCAATGGGAACGAGTATGTCGGCTCATGGAGGGCGAATAAAATGAACGGCTACGGTGTCTTTGTGCTCGCATCGAATGGTGACCGCTACGAAGGCTATTGGAACGAGGGCGTCcgacagggggaggggtgcctCTACTACGGCAACGGTGACTTGTACGACGGCGAATGGTGTAGCGGTCAGCAGCAAGGCCTCGGTGTTTTTTTGCAGTCAAACGACGACTTGTACTGCGGTCAGTGGGAAGCCGGGGTCATGGACGGAAAAGGCGTCTTGCGAGAGAAGGGCATCCTCTTCCTTGTCGAATATGTAGGAGGCTACCTCATTTCAAAGCAACGGCAGAGCGACACCCTCGAcgagacagagaaagagtgGGCTCCTGCCTACCGTCATTATCTTGCCTGGATTAAAGATCACCCAGCTCCCGCTGCGTCAACGCTAACGACGGAAGACAGCAAGCTAAGAGGCGAGCTTCAGGCAGCCCTCGCTGAAAACAGCATTCTTCGTAAGCGGCTCGAAGACCTACTTGCCCTGCATCGGCCGAAAGCTCGCTCGGATAACTCAGGCGGAAAGTCACCTTCTACATTTCGTTTGGCTGCTCTGAAGGAGGCTGGCACAGAGTACTGGAAGGAGTCACTGAGGAAGCTGGAGAGCAGGGTAAAGCTACTTGAGTGCACACTTGCCGAACGTGATGTGGAGGTGCGCAAGCTTAGCGAGCGGCTGAAAAAGAGCGATGCCAAAGTGCACGGGCTGGAGCTCGAGAACGCAGAGCGCAAGGAGTGGCTTCGTGGCACGAAGCATAACAGTGCGAAGAAGACACTACCATCGAACGCACAAACGCTTTCTGCGCCCCCAGCACCCCTAGAAATGGACACTatcgacgccggcgaggcgGATAAGCTGAGGGAGCAGAACGCTGGGCTGGTGCAGCTGAAtgaagagctgcagcgcaaggtGGCCTTTCTCGCGGCCGAAAACGCAAAGCTTGCCTTGAAGGAAGAAGCTGCCGAAGAACAGTACGACAAACtcatggaggaggtggagcggttGCGGGTGACTGTGGAAAATGAGCGCCGCGTCAACATGAGTAGTGAGCCGCCGAAAACGGGAGatactgctgcagctgcagcagtatCAGAGTCCGTAGCAGTGGGTGTGTCGTCACCGCTGTCGTCCCCGATCTCACGTGAGAAGAGCTTAGCACATGAAGAGCTTCAGCAGAGGCTCATACAGGCAAATCAGCTGAACATCGAGCTGCGGCTTAGAATGGGCAAACTGGAGCGAACAGCTCAGCCGAAACCGAGTGTCGCAAGACTATCCTTGTCCACTCCAGAGGCTTCCGGACTCGCACGCGAGAATGAGATGCTGCACTCTGTAGTAACCAGTCTCAAAGCAGAATTAGCGGTGATGCAGAGTGCTTCGAACGATGCAGAGCAGCAGATTGTTCTTGCCCATCAGCGACAggtggagctggaggagtCCATGAAGATGATCACATACCGCAAAGCAGCGAACCCGCAGTTGCAGGAGGCACTGGAGCGGAAGTCAGCGCGAATCGCGAATCTCGAGCTGGAAAACGCGGAGCTTGCACGACTGTTGGTCGAGACTTGTGCAGACCTGGAGGAGAGGCAGGCAATATCTGTGGCAACGAAACGGCAGCCGAGTTTTGAATCGTCGACCGTTGGCGGCGCACTCAGCGAGCTGGAGTCTGCTCAAAAGGAGGTGAAAAGGCTACAGAGGCGGATGAAGAAGTTCACAGGCGAGCGAAACAGTCTGACAGAGCAGGTTTACGAGTTGCGAATGCTTTTGGCTCGCACCGATCGAACCCTGGGTGCACTGCAGGGCCGGGTGACCGTGGTCGCATCTATCGCCGACGATGGTATCAGTggtacggcagcggcggatgCGGCTGTGAGAGTCGATGCCGCCGATTCCACGAAGCTGGTGCTGTGTGACTGTGGAGAGGAGACAACCTACCAGTACGACTACTGCTTTGATAAAGACGCCTCCGTGGAGCAAGTCTTCGCTGAGCTTTGCGGCCCTTTGGCTTTTGTGTGGTCGGGCTACCAATTGGCGCTTATGACGGTCGGCGGGTTTCGCTCAGGGAAGACCAGCCTCGTGAAAGAGATCCTTCCTCTTTTCACGAAATACCTGTCGAAGGAAGCGGCAGAGAATCCACAACGCTTGTTTTTCAGCTTCACCTACCGTGTCGCTGTTGTTGAGATTTCCGCGCGTGGAGGCTTTGACTGTGCATCAGGGGACAACGTCACGGAGGTGTGCTGCGATTCGAACGGATTTGTGCAGCCAAAGAACGTGCGCTTCATCGACTGCACAAGTGGTAGCATTCCCATTGTGGTCGACAACCTTCTTGCcaaacggcggcagcactaCAACGGCCGCTCACATACCTGGATTCAGCTCCAGTGTGTACGGACAAGCGTTGCGCGCCAGTGCCAGACAGTCGGCAGACTGACCATTTTTGactggtgcggcagcgccttgcTTGCATCGCAGAAGAAGGACATCGAGAGCGCGCGCTTTGCGAACGCGTCTAGTCAGAGTCTGCGAGACCTCGCCACAGCACTCGCTGGCAAGCTGTCTGTGATTCCGTACGCAAAATCTGTAGAGACGTCGTTGCTGTTTGACCTGCTCGGTGGCAACTCGATAACTGCGGTGGTAGGCCGCATACGATCCTCCACGGAGCACATCGAGGAGAGCCTTCGAACACTTCATGTTTTGACTTCTCTCTTCGGTGTGCGCAACGGACCTCTAGCGGCGGACAATCAAACCAGCGATGAGATTCGTTGGCAGTGTCTTGTTGCAGCGCTGTGCTCCGACCACCAAGCGGAGAGAGAGCTGAAGGCAATCGAAAACATCCGGGACTTGTAG
- a CDS encoding kinetoplast-associated protein-like protein — MAPRRSCAKRLNLPGAARRLAAQPSAAPHVTVASPVAPSPAATAPAAKPPRSVEPPVAACVQPATTSLEPAATVARVPVVEETPAAPAPNFTSAETVRTREHAAEVQCPPDVTPASVTATASAVPAGEAMPPATPVLAAPSVHSPRTAISAHRGRLRAKRRAAAALARKAKHHRNTISAPQQAISPSTSSQPPAPAAAPETVPVATVEAPAAEAAVEPTPDAAAPKIAQAGSAASKLKGPAAATVVSSPPASPPISAPHRSAISRIPKKRKFFAELDDNVALPAAEATPPPASSERHLQASDTAVDAPSVTAVPSAVPPATPTAAGEEVTKKTSAVADALHAPAAARRMVTRRTSKLHANGAAAKLQRSRSNLVSAQATLEAAPAVIAPVTGRAPAFSAATLTMPEKPAAPTAPTVAAPSVEPPQRSASSTPQSTAPHVTSAAAVAPSGRATISRISKKRKHFFEEVDEPPASDAAPSVQGTSTVPAVAHAAATLNSTGAAATITAAEPAAPTVEAVVAPPAAAVAVADVRATKATATRATARRRNMKRGRLPPQAAVAEAPSAAEALASEATAPTPVTPAVEATSAPVPEAVQAAEVEAPAELVGEAVTTADAAPPVEAATPPAAQRKPRTAKKKVKRLTAAAIRRRELAAYNRIPKRFRPPEVPRSVLSTPAAEPQSTPAPTDTPAATAIVEAAEVNGTPQPAAVSATQAKSMEATAEMRAEGQTPAAVEAIVETPAVELAQPPPGASTASAAAAVKPEVPLTETTKSAAPFAAPAEEQCLMGQARVATKSMKVRIAQSIKKRFFTALEDVPAANPTEAAATETTAAAVEAIESSPQVAGDSTTVDAELTAAAEEAVAPKSTRNAESKAAPATSAVEEASTEAPQPMADHQPTETTSAEKPPFKAVNALCTAGGALASESVAGHTDAPALAQRKVVRVTNVREMLKAIRKAKRAGKRGCSKKRLSHGPLSQHLATEVTGAVDKVVNAEASSTAAEANLPAEVSDSRIHAPLPEEAEAVTSVEKTETPSATEQQTVVQAQTAEAEAETYVASTTTMATPEVTEARSTETVDKEALQPPEALQHAEILLAPAQAAVAAPVKDFLPRAFSSPSPARRQAAKQKIKKHAKLAAARLNKRQTYTVSAAAPLAAVHAPAETIDAPLVEAVHAAAEPPVPPAEEASAATLVRRSALVLPSGNVVVESFTDSEMVLRRTALDDSWDVGLRFDWQERTLAISSFPTFEETDKRSAHPFVHRFKSKPRWLLKEVNETNAAHMKKALDSMSRSLTARFVFRHLR, encoded by the coding sequence ATGGCACCGCGCCGATCTTGCGCCAAGCGCCTTAACCTCCCCGGTGCGGCTCGGCGCCTTGCAGCACAGCCCTCCGCGGCTCCTCATGTTACGGTGGCCTCGCCAGTGGCTCCGTCGCCCGCTGCGACCGCGCCTGCAGCGAAACCGCCAAGATCGGTGGAGCCCCCTGTCGCCGCATGCGTGCAGCCGGCGACCACCTCCCTGGAGCCCGCAGCGACCGTCGCGCGAGTGCCAGTTGTCGAGGAAACCCCggccgcaccagcaccgaATTTCACATCTGCCGAGACCGTCCGTACAAGAGAGCACGCAGCCGAGGTGCAGTGTCCTCCTGACGTGACGCCGGCTTCTGTTACCGCAACCGCCTCTGCGGTGCCCGCCGGTGAAGCGATGCCACCAGCTACTCCAGTATTAGCAGCACCATCGGTGCATTCACCACGAACAGCCATCAGTGCACATCGTGGAAGACTGCGTGCTAagcgacgcgcagctgcggcgctcgCGCGCAAAGCCAAGCATCATAGAAACACCATTTCTgcaccgcagcaggcgaTCAGTCCCTCCACGTCGTCTCAGCCGCCGgctcctgcagcggctcCAGAGACGGTGCCTGTTGCAACAGTGGAGGCTCCAGCAGCTGAGGCCGCAGTTGAGCCAACCCcggatgcagcagcgccaaaaATTGCACAAGCGGGCTCCGCGGCGTCAAAACTAAAAGGGCCAGCAGCTGCTACGGTGGTGTCGTCCCCTCCAGCATCACCACCGATTTCCGCTCCCCACCGCTCCGCGATCAGCCGCATTCCAAAGAAGCGGAAGTTCTTCGCAGAGCTTGATGATAATGTGGCCCTcccagcagcagaggcaacaccaccacctgccTCCTCAGAAAGGCATCTACAGGCCTCAGACACTGCGGTGGATGCGCCGTCGGTGACCGCGGTTCCGTCCGCCGTGCCGCCTGCGacgccgacagcagcaggGGAAGAAGTCACCAAGAAGACTTCCGCAGTTGCggatgcgctgcacgctcctgctgctgcgcgtcgcaTGGTGACTCGCCGCACTTCCAAACTGCATGCAAAcggggcagcggcgaagcTCCAGCGCAGCCGTAGCAACCTTGTCTCCGCCCAGGCTACCCtcgaagcagcgccggcagtaATCGCACCAGTGACCGGAAGAGCACCTGCCTTCAGTGCAGCCACGCTCACCATGCCCGAGAAGCCCGCGGCACCAACTGCACCCACCGTGGCAGCGCCTTCTGTGGAGCCTCCACAGCGTTCTGCTTCCTCGACGCCTCAATCCACGGCCCCACACGTgacctccgctgctgcggtcgccCCATCGGGTCGTGCCACCATCAGCCGCATCTCGAAGAAAAGGAAGCACTTCTTCGAGGAGGTGGATGAGCCCCCAGCAAGTGATGCAGCCCCGTCAGTACAGGGGACCTCCACCGTGCCTGCGGTGGCGCATGCTGCAGCGACTCTGAACAGCACTGGCGCCGCAGCTACGATAACGGCAGCGGAgcccgcggcgccgacggtAGAGGCCGTGGTAGCCCCCcccgcggcagcggtagcCGTTGCAGACGTGCGTGCAACGAAAGCGACGGCCACGCGGGCGACAGCAAGGCGTCGAAACATGAAGCGGGGAAGGCTCCCGCCGCAggctgcggtggcagagGCACCGTCGGCTGCAGAGGCGCTTGCCTCTGAGGCCACTGCACCGACACCTGTGACCCCAGCTGTCGAAGCGACGTCAGCGCCCGTGCCGGAGGCTGTTCAGGCTGCCGAAGTCGAAGCCCCTGCAGAGTTGGTTGGAGAGGCGGTCACGACGGCAGACGCAGCTCCACCAGTGGAGGCGGCCACTCCtcccgctgcgcagcgcaagCCGCGTACTGCAAAGAAGAAGGTGAAGCGCctaacggcggcggcgattCGGCGGCGCGAGCTGGCGGCGTACAATCGCATACCAAAGCGCTTCCGCCCCCCAGAGGTGCCACGATCGGTGTTGTCTACGCCGGCGGCAGAGCCGCAGAGCACGCCTGCACCGACAGATACCCCAGCGGCTACCGCCATTGTGGAGGCAGCGGAAGTGAACGGGACACCGCAGCCAGCGGCGGTGAGCGCAACGCAGGCGAAGTCGATGGAGGCCACAGCGGAGATGCGCGCAGAGGGACAGACACCGGCTGCGGTCGAGGCTATCGTGGAGACACCTGCAGTCGAGTTGGCTCAGCCTCCACCAGGTGCATCTACCGCctcggcagctgcagcggtgaaGCCAGAGGTGCCTCTCACCGAGACAACGAAGAGTGCAGCCCCCTTCGCAGCCCCGGCAGAGGAGCAGTGTCTGATGGGTCAGGCGCGTGTAGCGACCAAGAGCATGAAGGTTCGCATTGCACAGTCGATAAAGAAGCGCTTCTTCACTGCGCTCGAGGATGTGCCGGCTGCCAACCCgaccgaggcggcggccactgagacgaccgccgctgccgtggaggCGATCGAGTCTTCGCCTCAAGTGGCAGGCGACAGTACCACAGTGGATGCCGAGCTgactgccgctgcagaggaAGCTGTGGCGCCAAAAAGCACTCGCAACGCAGAAAGCAAGGCTGCCCCTGCCACATCAGCAGTGGAAGAGGCGTCCAccgaggcgccgcagccgatgGCGGATCATCAGCCCACCGAAACCACCTCGGCTGAGAAGCCCCCCTTCAAGGCTGTCAATGCACTGTGTACCGCGGGAGGAGCACTTGCCTCAGAGTCGGTCGCGGGGCACACGGACGCCCCTGCGCTCGCCCAGAGGAAGGTGGTGCGCGTCACCAACGTGCGGGAGATGCTGAAGGCGATTCGCAAGGCGAAGCGGGCCGGCAAGCGGGGTTGCTCAAAGAAGCGTCTTTCCCACGGGCCACTgtcgcagcacctcgccacTGAAGTCACGGGCGCAGTAGATAAAGTCGTGAATGCGGAAGCGTCGTCCACGGCTGCAGAGGCGAATCTACCTGCGGAGGTAAGCGACTCAAGAATCCATGCACCACTACCGGAAGAAGCGGAGGCAGTGACGTCTGTGGAGAAGACGGAAACCCCCTCAGCGACTGAGCAGCAGACGGTGGTGCAGGCACAAACGGCAGAGGCTGAGGCGGAGACGTACGttgcgtcgacgacgacgatggcgacACCCGAGGTGACGGAGGCGCGCTCGACAGAGACTGTGGACAAGGAAGCATTGCAGCCGccagaggcgctgcagcacgcggagATCCTACTGGCACCGGCACAAGCGGCTGTCGCGGCCCCCGTGAAGGACTTCCTGCCACgcgccttctcttccccgTCGCCTGCGAGGCGCCAGGCAGCGAAGCAGAAGATCAAGAAGCACGCGAaactggcggcagcgcgtctAAACAAGCGCCAGACTTACACCGTGTCGGCCGCAGCGCCCCTGGCAGCAGTGCACGCCCCTGCTGAAACTATCGACGCCCCGTTGGTAGAGGCGGTacatgctgctgcagagccgcCCGTGCCGCCTGCAGAAGAGGCGTCCGCCGCAACTCTTGTGCGCCGTTCCGCACTGGTGCTGCCCAGCGGCAACGTGGTGGTGGAGTCGTTCACGGACAGTGAGATGGTGTTGCGTCGCACGGCCCTCGACGACAGCTGGGATGTCGGGCTGCGGTTTGACTGGCAGGAGCGCACGCTAGCCATCTCGTCATTCCCAACATTTGAGGAGACGGACAAGCGGTCGGCTCACCCGTTTGTGCATCGGTTCAAGTCGAAGCCGCGGTGGCTGCTGAAGGAGGTGAACGAGACGAACGCGGCGCACATGAAGAAGGCACTGGACTCCATGAGTCGGAGCTTGACAGCACGTTTTGTCTTCCGGCATTTGAGGTAA
- a CDS encoding putative ADP-ribosylation factor, whose translation MGGWLSSLLGKKEVRILMVGLDAAGKTTILYKLKLGEVVTTIPTIGFNVETLEYKNLKFTMWDVGGQDKLRPLWRHYYQNTNGIIFVVDSNDRDRMRDARAELEKMLVEDDLRAATLLVFANKQDLPNAMSTTEVTEKLGLHALRQRNWYIQGCCGTTAQGLYEGLDWLSANIKKSMN comes from the coding sequence ATGGGAGGCTGGCTGTCATCGCTACTGGGCAAGAAGGAGGTGCGTATCCTCATGGTCGGTCTTGATGCCGCCGGTAAGACCACCATTCTGTACAAACTGAAGCTCGGCGAGGTCGTGACCACCATTCCGACCATCGGGTTTAACGTCGAGACGCTTGAGTACAAGAATCTCAAGTTCACCATGTGGGATGTCGGTGGCCAGGACAAGCTTCGCCCGCTGTGGCGCCACTACTATCAGAACACGAATGGCATCATTTTCGTGGTCGATAGCAACGATCGCGATCGCATGCGCGATGCCCGGGCGGAGTTGGAGAAAATGCTTGTTGAGGACGATCTCCGCGCCGCGACGCTGCTCGTGTTCGCCAACAAGCAGGATTTGCCGAATGCCATGAGCACGACAGAGGTGACGGAGAAGCTTGGCCTGCATGCcctgcgccagcgcaacTGGTACATTcagggctgctgcggcaccaccgctcaGGGTCTCTACGAGGGCCTCGACTGGCTTTCTGCCAACATCAAGAAGTCCATGAACTAA